The following coding sequences lie in one Vanacampus margaritifer isolate UIUO_Vmar chromosome 16, RoL_Vmar_1.0, whole genome shotgun sequence genomic window:
- the chrdl2 gene encoding chordin-like protein 2 isoform X2: MRCSCTEKGHVKCGKIKCPPLPCGKPVADPQQCCPRCTDKPKIPAGLRAPVKLCRYNGSIYQPGETFTKHNLPAKPSNQCAMCSCSNGNIFCVVKTCQPISCSSPVTLADTCCLVCKDSSTVGSSSAEDGNQQLNRGVRHSVDQCSGELTKARSPRVRTSARHLSLNKLNLRGASETTVKILLQRKHQKACLYNGKTYSHGDMWHPVLGKVLDCIVCSCSDGLQECKRITCPSQYACQHPVKSPGKCCKTCPEHKAASNQTRCYSGYKNKLLVYKVESALKVDSPSTVRIMAIERANTAEVEVQVWKMVDGILQLMEIGDVQRKDIQDHPENYTLLTTVDEEMWGKFKEGGGKLDQATSICEDGIREMVTFLNPKQVEGVCSP, translated from the exons aCAAACCCAAGATTCCGGCAGGTCTGAGAGCTCCTGTGAAGTTGTGTAGATATAACGGAAGTATCTATCAACCCGGCGAGACCTTCACCAAGCATAACCTACCAGCCAAGCCGAGCAACCAGTGTGCCATGTGCTCGTGCTCG aATGGAAACATCTTCTGCGTAGTTAAAACCTGCCAACCAATCAGTTGCTCCTCCCCGGTCACGCTTGCCGACACCTGCTGTTTGGTGTGTAAAG ATTCCAGCACTGTTGGCTCGTCATCAGCAGAGGATGGAAACCAGCAGCTGAACAGAGGCGTT AGACATTCAGTGGACCAGTGTTCGGGAGAGCTGACTAAAGCGCGGTCCCCCCGGGTCAGGACTTCTGCCAGACACCTGAGCCTCAATAAACTTAACCTCAGAGGGGCTTCAGAGACCACTGTGAAGATTTTGTTGCAGAGGAAGCACCAGAAAG CATGTTTATACAACGGAAAGACATACTCGCATGGAGACATGTGGCACCCGGTTTTGGGGAAGGTCCTGGATTGCATCGTGTGCTCTTGTAGCGACGGCCTGCAGGAGTGTAAACGCATCACGTGTCCCAGCCAGTACGCGTGCCAACATCCGGTCAAGTCGCCGGGAAAGTGCTGCAAGACGTGTCCAG AACATAAAGCTGCAAGTAACCAGACTCGGTGTTACTCGggctacaaaaacaaacttttggtGTACAAAGTGGAATCGGCATTGAAAGTGGATTCCCCCAGCACAGTTCGGATAATGGCAATCGAAAGAGCAAATACTGCTGAGGTGGAGGTGCAAGTGTGGAAGATGGTTGATG GTATTTTACAACTGATGGAAATTGGAGATGTTCAAAGGAAAGATATTCAGGATCATCCGGAAAATTACACCTTATTGACAACAGTTGATGAAG AGATGTGGGGGAAATTCAAAGAGGGAGGGGGCAAACTGGATCAAGCCACAAGCATTTGTGAAGATGGCATTCGGGAGATGGTGACGTTCCTCAATCCGAAACAGGTCGAAGGCGTGTGCTCGCCTTAA